Proteins from one Coffea arabica cultivar ET-39 chromosome 8c, Coffea Arabica ET-39 HiFi, whole genome shotgun sequence genomic window:
- the LOC113706045 gene encoding uncharacterized protein, which yields MELVAIILWNLWLNRNGALFDGSYRDLLSLVFLSINYLQRYQEATTSPHTPIRTATAQFHWNKPPAGFLKANFDGAVFSEYGCSGVGVVVRDEWGNFVAGTSHKIFGIFSPEVIEAYAAKTAISLLLQWKVPKIILKGDSLKIINMIKLMESDDSTYGVLLDDIFLSLQNFAAWEANWVPRQANVPAHLLAKNARSISDICSWSSSPPPFLSSAILADLSSP from the coding sequence ATGGAATTGGTAGCCATAATTCTTTGGAACCTTTGGCTTAACCGAAATGGTGCTCTATTCGACGGTTCATATCGTGATCTGCTCAGTCTAGTCTTCCTCTCTATCAATTACTTACAGAGGTACCAAGAAGCCACCACATCTCCACACACTCCAATCCGCACTGCCACTGCTCAATTTCACTGGAATAAGCCCCCTGCAGGTTTCCTTAAGGCCAACTTCGATGGTGCAGTTTTCTCCGAATATGGCTGCTCCGGTGTTGGAGTTGTTGTGCGGGATGAGTGGGGCAATTTTGTTGCAGGTACCTCTCACAAAATCTTCGGTATCTTCTCCCCTGAGGTCATTGAAGCTTATGCTGCAAAGACTGCAATTTCCTTACTGCTTCAGTGGAAGGTGCCCAAGATTATTTTGAAGGGCGACTCTCTGAAGATCATTAACATGATTAAGCTTATGGAATCTGATGACTCAACCTACGGGGTGCTGTTAGACGATATCTTTCTTAGTTTACAGAATTTCGCTGCATGGGAAGCTAATTGGGTCCCCAGGCAGGCAAATGTGCCTGCCCACTTATTAGCTAAGAATGCTAGGTCTATTTCAGATATTTGTAGTTGGAGTTCTTCTCCAccaccttttctttcttccgcAATTTTGGCGGACTTATCCTCACCTTAA